A single genomic interval of Bacillus sp. es.036 harbors:
- a CDS encoding FecCD family ABC transporter permease: MMKYTSFRMKAISFLLDRRALWVIAGLVGAVIVTALLSIGLGEIFMTPDQVVKALFGYGDEMNKLVVKQFRFPRIAMAILAGAALAVSGAILQGMIRNPLASPDILGITWGGALATIGFLTVFSDKANALTVSIQWMPLASFTGAVLAGFLVFILSWKNGISPIRLVLIGIGLTALLQALTTLLMIVGPIYRASDANIWITGSVHGTNGQDVLTLLPWVVILMILLMVYSRSVNLQELGDDVAKGAGAMLLKDRIVLLLISTALAGGAVAFAGGVGFVGLMAPHIARKLVGSSFGVLVPVSALVGSMLVMIADLIGRTLFSPLEVPAGVFTAAIGAPYFIYLLYRSRNK; encoded by the coding sequence ATGATGAAATACACTTCCTTTCGAATGAAAGCTATTTCTTTTTTACTCGATCGCCGTGCATTATGGGTGATCGCTGGACTCGTTGGTGCGGTTATCGTAACTGCGCTCCTTAGTATCGGTCTTGGTGAGATTTTTATGACACCAGACCAAGTGGTTAAGGCGCTGTTTGGGTATGGTGATGAAATGAATAAGCTTGTCGTAAAACAGTTTCGCTTCCCGAGGATTGCCATGGCGATTTTAGCAGGAGCTGCTCTTGCCGTGTCAGGAGCGATCCTACAGGGGATGATTCGAAATCCGCTTGCTTCTCCTGATATTCTCGGTATCACTTGGGGCGGTGCGCTTGCGACAATTGGCTTTTTAACAGTGTTTAGTGATAAGGCGAATGCGCTAACAGTCAGCATTCAGTGGATGCCGCTTGCATCCTTTACTGGAGCGGTTTTAGCAGGTTTTCTCGTATTTATTTTATCCTGGAAAAACGGCATTTCACCGATTCGATTAGTCCTGATTGGAATTGGCTTAACGGCGTTACTGCAGGCACTAACAACGCTATTAATGATCGTTGGACCAATTTATCGAGCATCTGATGCTAATATTTGGATTACGGGGAGCGTTCATGGAACTAATGGACAGGATGTGCTTACGCTCTTACCGTGGGTTGTCATCCTGATGATTCTGCTCATGGTTTACTCTAGAAGTGTGAACTTACAAGAGCTTGGTGACGATGTGGCAAAAGGAGCAGGCGCTATGCTTTTAAAAGACCGCATCGTTCTCCTTTTAATCAGTACGGCACTTGCAGGAGGGGCTGTTGCATTCGCAGGTGGCGTTGGCTTTGTTGGCTTAATGGCACCTCATATTGCAAGAAAGTTAGTGGGCTCTTCTTTTGGTGTGCTTGTTCCTGTTTCAGCCCTTGTCGGCAGCATGCTTGTCATGATCGCAGACTTAATTGGACGCACGCTTTTTTCACCGCTTGAAGTTCCAGCAGGTGTGTTTACGGCAGCGATTGGCGCACCGTATTTTATCTATTTATTGTATCGTTCGAGAAACAAATAA
- a CDS encoding FecCD family ABC transporter permease, which produces MTHKLHSVNRKWFGIVIGLLLVMMLMVASVVYGLTSITWSTAWRAFTQFDGSNAHIIIIENRVPRALIGAAVGASLAVAGALMQAITRNPLASPSILGVNAGASFVIVIAVTFFSVSSLTTFSWLAFLGAAFASILVYVLGSLGREGLTPMKLTLAGAAMAAMFSSLTQGMLVLNEKALEDVLFWLAGSIEGRSLAMLYSVLPYIGIGLIGALLISTKINTLVIGEDVAKGLGQRTLLVKAGAALFIVFLAGGSVAVAGPIGFIGIVVPHLARFFTGPDYRWVIPYSAILGAILLLSADIAARYVILPLEAPVGVLTAVIGTPFFIYIARREFKQL; this is translated from the coding sequence ATGACACATAAATTACATTCAGTAAATAGAAAATGGTTCGGGATTGTGATTGGCTTACTGCTTGTCATGATGTTGATGGTGGCAAGCGTTGTATATGGACTAACGAGCATTACCTGGTCAACCGCCTGGCGGGCGTTTACGCAATTTGATGGAAGCAATGCCCATATTATTATTATTGAAAATCGCGTACCGCGAGCGTTAATTGGCGCCGCTGTAGGTGCAAGTCTCGCTGTTGCGGGTGCGCTTATGCAGGCAATTACACGTAACCCTCTCGCATCACCATCAATACTAGGCGTAAATGCAGGGGCGAGTTTTGTCATTGTAATTGCCGTTACGTTCTTTTCCGTTTCCTCACTTACGACGTTTAGCTGGTTAGCGTTTCTTGGAGCGGCGTTTGCCTCAATCCTCGTTTATGTACTTGGCTCACTTGGAAGAGAAGGACTTACGCCGATGAAGCTGACGCTTGCTGGTGCAGCGATGGCAGCGATGTTTTCCTCGTTAACGCAGGGTATGCTCGTTTTAAATGAAAAGGCTCTTGAAGACGTTCTCTTTTGGCTTGCTGGGTCTATTGAAGGACGTAGTCTAGCCATGCTTTATTCGGTGCTCCCGTATATTGGAATCGGTTTAATTGGTGCACTTCTTATCAGTACAAAAATTAATACGCTCGTCATCGGAGAAGATGTCGCAAAAGGGCTAGGCCAACGTACGCTTCTTGTAAAAGCGGGTGCTGCACTTTTCATTGTATTTCTTGCAGGCGGTTCTGTAGCCGTAGCAGGGCCTATTGGATTTATCGGCATTGTGGTGCCGCACCTGGCTCGCTTTTTTACTGGCCCAGATTACCGCTGGGTCATTCCCTATAGTGCGATACTAGGCGCAATACTACTGCTATCTGCAGACATTGCGGCGCGTTATGTTATTTTGCCGCTTGAAGCGCCTGTTGGCGTATTAACAGCTGTGATCGGTACACCGTTCTTTATATATATTGCTCGAAGGGAGTTTAAACAGCTATGA
- a CDS encoding ABC transporter substrate-binding protein, with translation MFKKSWLIVCLAAFMILAACGTNGNNENSSSGEKQEEETTRTVKHAMGETEVPQNPEKVVILTNEGTEALLAMDVKPVGAVQSWLGDPWYDHISDDMKDVEVVGTESEVNLEAVAALKPDLIIGNKLRQEDIYDQLSAIAPTVYSETLKGDWQENFEFYAKALNKEDKGEEVMNAYSDRIDSMSEELGDQLDKKVSVVRFLAGQTRIYYKDSFSGVILEQLGFARPESQQKDDFMAEATKERIPEMDGDVLFYFTYEAGDGEANSTAEEWTNDPLWNNLQVVKDGNVHEVSDAIWNTSGGVLSANLMLDDIKDVFLGE, from the coding sequence ATGTTCAAAAAAAGTTGGCTCATCGTTTGCCTCGCAGCATTTATGATTCTAGCTGCTTGTGGAACGAACGGAAATAATGAAAATAGCAGCTCAGGTGAAAAACAGGAAGAGGAAACAACCCGAACAGTCAAGCACGCGATGGGGGAAACAGAAGTTCCACAGAATCCTGAAAAAGTTGTTATTTTAACAAATGAAGGAACGGAAGCTTTACTTGCTATGGATGTAAAACCTGTCGGTGCAGTGCAATCATGGCTCGGTGATCCGTGGTACGATCATATTTCTGACGACATGAAAGACGTTGAAGTTGTTGGAACGGAAAGTGAAGTAAACCTTGAAGCTGTTGCCGCATTAAAACCTGATCTCATTATCGGAAATAAGCTTCGTCAGGAAGACATTTATGATCAGCTTAGTGCAATCGCTCCAACGGTTTATTCCGAAACGTTAAAAGGTGACTGGCAGGAGAACTTCGAATTTTATGCCAAAGCACTAAACAAAGAAGATAAAGGCGAAGAAGTAATGAATGCCTATAGTGATCGCATTGATTCAATGAGCGAGGAGCTAGGTGATCAGCTAGACAAAAAGGTCTCCGTTGTACGTTTCCTAGCTGGCCAAACGAGAATTTACTACAAAGACTCTTTCTCAGGGGTTATTCTTGAGCAGCTCGGCTTTGCTCGTCCAGAATCTCAGCAAAAAGATGACTTTATGGCAGAAGCAACAAAAGAACGCATCCCAGAAATGGATGGCGACGTCCTTTTCTACTTCACATATGAAGCTGGAGACGGTGAAGCGAATTCCACTGCTGAAGAATGGACGAATGATCCGCTTTGGAACAATCTACAGGTTGTAAAAGACGGAAATGTTCATGAAGTAAGTGATGCGATTTGGAATACGTCTGGTGGCGTACTTTCCGCTAACTTGATGCTCGATGATATCAAAGACGTCTTTTTAGGTGAATAA
- a CDS encoding zinc dependent phospholipase C family protein encodes MPNVWTHILFGEEAAMEAGIWNTIKGDLPYFRLGAQGPDPFFYHNFWPWKKNKPVQEVGSALHQDHCGPFLMEMIEYGKQDDPMLRAYILGFVTHHILDRNTHPYIHYRSGLEGNRHQQLEIIIDTILMKEYKDVETWKTPVYQEIQIGKSLYPPIELMLYECIQSFYPETAERMPEDYINQSYRDMVLALKLLFDPHGWKNQLLKKQVSSFSYRKQIGDEDYLNREGTPWIHPAVKDEESTATFEELLEQAKEEATNILPLIQDYWHNEENCMTELKTQIGNRSYDTGKDSTLPLELKHFDPIL; translated from the coding sequence ATGCCAAATGTCTGGACACATATTTTATTCGGTGAAGAAGCTGCGATGGAAGCCGGCATATGGAACACGATCAAAGGTGACCTGCCTTACTTTCGACTTGGTGCTCAGGGACCTGACCCTTTCTTTTACCATAATTTCTGGCCGTGGAAAAAAAATAAGCCGGTGCAGGAAGTTGGTTCTGCTCTTCATCAAGATCATTGCGGCCCATTCCTCATGGAAATGATTGAATATGGAAAGCAAGATGATCCGATGCTGCGAGCTTATATTCTTGGCTTTGTGACGCATCATATTCTGGATCGAAACACTCACCCCTATATCCACTACCGTTCTGGCCTTGAAGGCAACAGACATCAGCAGCTTGAAATTATTATTGATACCATTTTGATGAAAGAATATAAAGATGTGGAAACTTGGAAAACCCCCGTTTATCAAGAAATCCAAATTGGAAAATCACTCTATCCTCCCATTGAGCTGATGCTTTATGAATGTATTCAATCCTTTTATCCTGAGACAGCTGAACGCATGCCAGAGGATTACATTAACCAATCTTATCGCGATATGGTGCTTGCGCTTAAACTATTATTTGACCCGCACGGCTGGAAAAATCAGCTTTTAAAGAAACAAGTCTCCTCTTTTTCCTATCGAAAACAAATCGGTGATGAAGATTATTTAAATCGAGAAGGTACGCCATGGATTCACCCCGCAGTGAAAGACGAGGAATCAACCGCAACTTTTGAAGAGCTGCTTGAGCAAGCGAAAGAAGAAGCAACGAACATCCTCCCTCTCATCCAAGACTACTGGCATAACGAAGAAAATTGTATGACGGAACTGAAGACACAAATTGGCAACCGCTCGTATGACACAGGAAAAGATAGCACCCTTCCACTTGAATTAAAACACTTCGACCCCATTTTGTAA
- a CDS encoding MFS transporter, whose protein sequence is MRKKEIRSWMMYDFANSAFATTMMAAVLPVFYYDVAAKNIDQSLATSYWGYSQSIAVLIVAILAPVLGAIADYSNSKKVFLRFFAYMGMIASILMAFVGEGGYLFASILLIFGTIGFSGSNVFYDAFLPEIAKGEEIDRISARGYAFGYIGGGLLLLVNLMMILNPSWFFLPNTLVATQLSFASVGVWWFIFSIPMFKNVKEVEHTQPKLSGSYATIGFKRLRTTFKELNHYKQLLLFLVAFWLFNDGISTIIKMATIYGRDIGIDANDLIAALLITQFVGIPFAFLFGYLAKKIRPKRALMLALWIYVGIVFLGYFMTTATHFYLLAIMVGIVQGGAQALSRSIFGSMVPDHRHAEFYGFYGISAKFSAIFGPFLFAFVGQVTGSSRLGIVSLVVFFLAGIYLLNKVNIDQGKEQAKVVMANEGLDV, encoded by the coding sequence ATGAGGAAAAAAGAGATTCGTAGCTGGATGATGTATGACTTTGCCAATTCTGCTTTCGCAACAACAATGATGGCAGCCGTTTTACCCGTCTTCTATTATGATGTTGCTGCCAAAAACATTGATCAAAGTCTTGCTACTTCTTACTGGGGCTATTCGCAATCGATCGCTGTTTTAATTGTTGCGATTTTGGCACCTGTACTCGGTGCCATTGCCGATTACTCCAATTCTAAAAAAGTATTTTTGCGCTTTTTTGCCTACATGGGAATGATCGCAAGCATCTTAATGGCGTTTGTTGGCGAGGGAGGCTACCTGTTTGCTTCAATTCTATTAATCTTTGGTACGATCGGTTTCTCGGGAAGCAACGTCTTTTACGATGCGTTTTTACCGGAAATCGCAAAAGGAGAAGAGATTGATCGCATTTCAGCAAGAGGTTATGCGTTTGGGTATATTGGCGGTGGCCTGCTCCTTCTCGTGAATCTGATGATGATCCTAAATCCATCCTGGTTTTTTCTTCCGAACACGCTTGTCGCAACGCAACTTTCATTCGCAAGCGTTGGCGTATGGTGGTTTATCTTCTCCATCCCCATGTTCAAAAACGTGAAAGAAGTGGAACATACTCAGCCTAAGTTAAGTGGCTCCTACGCGACGATCGGGTTTAAAAGGCTTCGCACGACGTTCAAGGAGTTAAACCACTACAAACAGCTTCTTCTTTTCCTTGTCGCTTTCTGGTTATTTAACGATGGAATATCGACCATTATAAAAATGGCGACGATTTATGGCAGGGATATCGGCATCGATGCGAATGATTTAATCGCAGCGCTCCTTATCACGCAGTTTGTAGGAATTCCCTTCGCGTTTTTATTTGGCTACTTGGCTAAAAAAATTCGCCCTAAGCGAGCACTTATGCTCGCACTGTGGATTTACGTTGGGATTGTTTTTCTCGGTTATTTCATGACTACTGCCACGCATTTCTATCTGCTTGCCATAATGGTCGGCATTGTTCAGGGAGGCGCTCAGGCATTAAGTCGATCGATTTTTGGAAGCATGGTTCCCGATCACAGACATGCAGAGTTTTACGGATTTTACGGTATTTCCGCTAAATTTTCAGCGATTTTCGGTCCTTTTCTCTTTGCCTTCGTTGGCCAAGTAACTGGATCAAGCCGTCTTGGTATCGTTTCACTCGTCGTCTTTTTCCTAGCAGGCATCTATTTACTTAACAAAGTAAACATCGATCAAGGGAAAGAGCAGGCGAAGGTTGTTATGGCAAATGAAGGGCTGGATGTGTAG
- a CDS encoding NAD(P)-dependent oxidoreductase produces MEKKPVLGFIGIGVMGESMVRNLIKAGYRTLISTRTKQKAEALIQEGAEWYDEVKDVAANADVMITMVGYPKDVEEVYIGENGLLEHARAHSILIDMTTSSPALAEEIYQHALSKQLYALDAPVSGGDVGAREGKLSIMVGGELEVFEKVQPIFEVIGQNIVLQGPAGAGQHTKMCNQIAIASNMIGVSEAIVYAEKAGLNPTTVLESIEFGAAGSWSLSNLAPRMISNRFEPGFYVKHFIKDMTIALESAKQMGMLTPGLELSKKLYEDLAERGEEDSGTQALVKLFRDTN; encoded by the coding sequence ATGGAGAAAAAGCCAGTACTCGGGTTTATTGGAATCGGCGTTATGGGAGAAAGCATGGTTCGAAACTTGATCAAAGCAGGATACCGGACCCTTATCTCAACGCGAACAAAACAGAAGGCTGAAGCCCTTATTCAAGAAGGGGCAGAATGGTACGACGAAGTGAAGGATGTGGCAGCGAATGCTGACGTGATGATCACGATGGTCGGTTACCCGAAAGATGTGGAAGAGGTCTACATAGGTGAGAATGGGCTCCTTGAACATGCACGAGCACATTCTATTTTAATTGATATGACCACCTCAAGCCCCGCGCTAGCCGAAGAAATCTATCAGCATGCTTTGTCTAAGCAGCTCTACGCTCTCGATGCGCCTGTATCAGGGGGAGACGTTGGTGCCAGGGAAGGAAAGCTATCGATTATGGTCGGTGGCGAATTAGAAGTCTTTGAAAAGGTACAGCCTATTTTTGAAGTAATTGGTCAAAACATCGTTCTCCAAGGGCCAGCTGGAGCAGGCCAACATACGAAAATGTGCAACCAAATCGCGATCGCGAGTAACATGATTGGCGTTTCTGAAGCGATTGTTTATGCTGAAAAAGCAGGATTAAATCCGACAACGGTCCTTGAGAGCATTGAATTCGGTGCTGCTGGAAGCTGGTCACTAAGCAATCTGGCACCAAGAATGATCTCTAATCGGTTCGAGCCTGGCTTTTATGTAAAGCATTTTATAAAAGATATGACGATTGCTCTTGAGTCCGCCAAACAAATGGGAATGCTAACTCCAGGACTTGAACTGTCGAAGAAATTATATGAAGATCTTGCTGAGCGTGGCGAGGAAGATAGTGGCACGCAGGCACTCGTAAAGTTATTTCGCGATACAAACTAA